The region GCGGTCCGGTTTTACGCATTATAAGTAAAAGAAAAATACCATACCTATTGCAGGAGCAAAACAGCTATGCCGGAATTACCAACAGAATGCTTGCAAAGAAAGCCAGCAAAATTTGTGTGGCTTATGACAATATGGACAAATATTTCCCGTCGGAAAAAATTATTTTCACAGGTAACCCCATTCGGTCATCGCTATTTGAGGCTACAGAAACAGTAAAAGAGGCTTATCACAATTTTGGTTTCGACCCCGACAAACCCACAGTTTTAGTCACCGGTGGTAGTCAGGGAGCGCGCTCTGTAAACGAAGCTATTTATAAAAACCTCGCTTTTTTCGAAGAAACAGGCATACAGTTGCTATGGCAGTGTGGTAGTTTATATTTTAAAGAATTCACCAACAGGATGGGTTACCAGGTAAATGATCACATTCACCTTACAAAGTTCATTGAAAACATGAACTATGCATACGCATGTGCCGATGTAGTGGTAGCAAGAGCCGGTGCCGGAACCATATCAGAACTTTGTGTAGTAGGCCTGCCGGCTATCTTAATACCAAGCCCCAACGTGGCCGAAGACCATCAGACGCATAATGCAAAAGCATTAGCAGACAAGGGTGCAGCAGTATTAATAGCCGACGATGAGGCCGCTCAAAAGCTCCCTGAAAAAATTAAATCAATATTAGAAGACGATAAAGTCGCAGAAGGCATGAGAACTCAATTAAAAAATTTCGCCCGAACTGATGCAGATGAAAAAATTGCAAAAGAAATATTAAAATTAGCTGGAGTAGAATGAAACAAAAAAAGCACATATTTTTTGTTGGCATTGGCGGCATTGGCATGAGCGCCCTGGCAAGATATTTCAATCTTAAAGGCTATACAATTGCCGGTTACGACCTCACGCCTACTTCATTAACGCATAAACTGGAAAAAGAAGGTATCACAATTACTTACAACGATGATATTAACCAAATTCCACAATCGATGCGAAACCCGGATGATGTATTGGTCGTTTACACACCTGCTATTCCACACCAAAACAACATAATCAGCTATTTCAGAAACAATACATTTGAAGTAATAAAACGTGCCGCACTTTTGGGTAAGGTAACACAAAACTATAAAAGCATAGCCATAGCCGGAACGCACGGTAAAACGAGTATATCTACGTTTACAGCACATCTGCTATATCAAAGTAGTTTAAAATGCAATGCCTTCTTAGGCGGTATTTCTGCCAATTACCAAAGCAACCTGCTTTTTGATAAAAATGCAGCCTACACAGTAATTGAAGCTGATGAATACGATCGTTCGTTTTTACACCTCAAACCTCACATCGCATTAATTACAAGTATTGATGCCGATCACCTGGATATTTATGGTTCATACAGCGAGGTAAAAAAAGCATTTAACAAATTCGCCCAAAAAGCATTAAAGGAAGGCGGCAGACTCATAATCCACAAAGACGTGCTTAAAAAGACCGATCTCCCTTCTCAATCACTCAGTTACAGCACAGACGACAAGGCAGACTATCAGGCTTTAAACACTTATTACAATAATGGGGAATATACCTTTGACCTTGCTACACCCAAAGGTGTTTTCGAAGATCTAAAAGTGAACCTTCCCGGATCATATAATTTTGAAAATGCATTAGCAGCTACAGCCCTGGCAATTGAAGCTGGAATAGAACCAGCAGAGCTTCGCGAGGGATTGGCATCATTAAAAGGCGTTGAACGAAGGTTTCAGGTGCATATCAATCAAAATATCACATATATTGATGATTATGCACACCATCCAAAAGAGATTGAGGCGTGCATAAAATCAGCACGTCATGCATTTCCAGGTAAAAAAATCACGGTAGCTTTTCAGCCTCATTTGTATAGCAGAACTAATGATTTTTCTGCAGAATTTGCAGAGGCTCTTGATTTGGCCGATTACATATTTTTATTACCTATTTACCCGGCCAGAGAAGAACCCATAGCTGGCGTAACAAGTCAACTGATTGGCAATAAGCTAACAAAAGCTAAATATCAGTTAATAAACAAAACAGAAGTTGTTGAAAAACTTAAGAAGGTGATCCCCGAGACATTCATTAGCATGGGTGCGGGCGACATTGGTTTTATGGTAGATGATATTAAAAAAACACTAAATCAACATTTAAGGTGAACTGGATTCGCAAACATATAAGCCTTTTGGGAATAATTTTATACATGCTGGTTACATTAAGTCTTGTATCGGGCAAGATGAATAATGTACTATGCGAAAATGTAAATATCAATATTAATGACAGCCTGAAGGCAGGTTTTATTGAACCTCAGGAAGTGGTGAGTTTATTAAAAACTATGGAAGTAAAGCTCTGGGGGTATCCGGTTTATGACATTCCGGCAGCAGAGGTTGAAAATGTTGTAAAAAACAATATGCCATTCGCAGAAGATGTTTGTGCCTGGGCAGATGTGCATGGAGACTTCCACATAGATCTCACTCAAAGGAATCCAATTGCCCGGATTGTATTACAGGATGGACAGAGTTACTACATTGGCGAAAAAGGTTATCTCCTGCCATTATCACCCAATTACTCTTCCAGAGTACTGGTTGTATCGGGAGATGTATTTCAAAAAATTCCGGGAAACGGAAACATAACCATAGATTCACTGGTTCACATCAAAGGCCCTGAAAATACAATGATTGATGAAATATATGAGATGGCCGCTTACATCAATCAAGATAGCCTGTTAAAGAGGCAGATAGAACAAATTTTCGTAAAACGAAATGAGTTTGAACTCATTCCAAAAGTCGGCACCCACACCATAGAATTCGGGAGTGTTGATGACTTGTTGAATAAATTTTTCAAACTCAAAGTAATATATTATAAAGGTTTTAGTAATTTAGGCTGGAATAAATACAGCCGAGTAAATCTCAAGTATAAAAATCAGGTTGTTTGTACAAAAAGATAGGTATTAATGGCACAAAAAAACAGTATCATATCGGCAATTGACATCGGGACTACCAAGATAGTAGCAATTATTGGCAGAAAAACCGATAGTGGAAAATTTGAAATTCTCGGCGTAGGTCGACATGACTCAAAAGGTGTACGAAGAGGAGAAGTATTGAATATAGAAGAGACCGTACGCAGCATTCAGGCGGCTGTTGATGAAGCAGAATCGAATGCCGGTCTTAAAATAAAAGAAGTTTATGTAGGTATTGCAGGTGCACATATACGTTCACAACGCACCAGCGGTTACATCCAGTTGGGATCTGACGAAGAAGAAATTACAGAAGCCCACACCAACGAGCTTATGGACCAAATGTATAACACAGCCGTAAATATGGGTGAAGAAATTATACATGTACTTCCACAAGGTTATACCGTAGATGACGCAGTTGGTGTAGAAAACCCCATTGGAGTCGCCGGCAAACGTCTGGAAGGCAATTTCCACGTAGTAATTGGGAAAATCAGTGCAGCCAATAATATAAAAAAATGTGTGACCAGGGTTGGATTAAAAGTCAAAAAACTTGTTATGGAGCCATTGGCTTCCTCAAGAGCAG is a window of Salinivirga cyanobacteriivorans DNA encoding:
- the murG gene encoding undecaprenyldiphospho-muramoylpentapeptide beta-N-acetylglucosaminyltransferase → MRKIKVMISAGGTGGHIFPALATANKLKELHPEIEIQFVGAEGKMEMKKVPAAGYPITGLPVMGFPRKPSLKIITFFKKLIKAMQRAKRIVRNFEPDVAAGFGGYASGPVLRIISKRKIPYLLQEQNSYAGITNRMLAKKASKICVAYDNMDKYFPSEKIIFTGNPIRSSLFEATETVKEAYHNFGFDPDKPTVLVTGGSQGARSVNEAIYKNLAFFEETGIQLLWQCGSLYFKEFTNRMGYQVNDHIHLTKFIENMNYAYACADVVVARAGAGTISELCVVGLPAILIPSPNVAEDHQTHNAKALADKGAAVLIADDEAAQKLPEKIKSILEDDKVAEGMRTQLKNFARTDADEKIAKEILKLAGVE
- the murC gene encoding UDP-N-acetylmuramate--L-alanine ligase translates to MKQKKHIFFVGIGGIGMSALARYFNLKGYTIAGYDLTPTSLTHKLEKEGITITYNDDINQIPQSMRNPDDVLVVYTPAIPHQNNIISYFRNNTFEVIKRAALLGKVTQNYKSIAIAGTHGKTSISTFTAHLLYQSSLKCNAFLGGISANYQSNLLFDKNAAYTVIEADEYDRSFLHLKPHIALITSIDADHLDIYGSYSEVKKAFNKFAQKALKEGGRLIIHKDVLKKTDLPSQSLSYSTDDKADYQALNTYYNNGEYTFDLATPKGVFEDLKVNLPGSYNFENALAATALAIEAGIEPAELREGLASLKGVERRFQVHINQNITYIDDYAHHPKEIEACIKSARHAFPGKKITVAFQPHLYSRTNDFSAEFAEALDLADYIFLLPIYPAREEPIAGVTSQLIGNKLTKAKYQLINKTEVVEKLKKVIPETFISMGAGDIGFMVDDIKKTLNQHLR